One Mya arenaria isolate MELC-2E11 chromosome 5, ASM2691426v1 genomic window carries:
- the LOC128236111 gene encoding uncharacterized protein LOC128236111, whose amino-acid sequence MTSEDDGRAAALLRYKILAGLMGFLSVGLLSIGIIAVVKYPEGGFGPPYFVGCFFVGILGMIHAAVCTFIAFKGGEFAKDDIKKREIGCAITGQYILSMFLFMGCFIGTILAGIGGMNTDTYGFDDEGTGYEDKVKLLAGIIIAGCILALGVNIFGMFIVCTYGSYFGVRVQNRRNGRTVILFEHTGTVSTTNTAYGGSGMGGMGTNANTQNLQEQNRLLQEQLRLQQELINTQQRAQGPQFGVYPPPPANYPSGGTYPASDPAYPPGPPPSYGNI is encoded by the exons ATGACTTCTGAAG ACGATGGTCGTGCGGCAGCCTTGCTGAGATACAAGATTTTAGCCGGTCTGATGGGATTCCTGTCTGTTGGACTCCTCAGCATCGGAATTATCGCCGTTGTCAAGTACCCGGAGGGAGGATTTGGACCTCCATATTTCGTCGGTTGTTTTTTCGTCGGCATCttg GGAATGATCCACGCTGCCGTGTGTACGTTCATCGCTTTTAAAGGCGGCGAGTTCGCAAAAGATGACATCAAGAAACGGGAAATAGGATGCGCG ATCACTGGTCAATACATACTGTCCATGTTTCTATTCATGGGCTGCTTCATCGGTACGATTCTCGCCGGGATTGGGGGCATGAATACCGACACGTATGGGTTTGACGACGAAGGAACCGGTTATGAGGACAAAGTAAAGCTCCTGGCTGGTATAATAATTGCCGGCTGCATATTGGCTCTAGGTGTCAACATATTTGGCATGTTTATTGTTTGCACGTATGGCAGCTATTTTGGTGTTCGTGTTCAAAATCGTCGAAATGGTAGGACTGTGATATTGTTTGAACATACAGGGACCGTGTCAACCACCAACACTGCTTATGGGGGGTCGGGTATGGGCGGGATGGGTACGAATGCCAATACACAAAACCTCCAGGAACAAAACAGACTGCTTCAGGAGCAACTGCGCCTTCAACAGGAGTTGATTAACACACAGCAACGAGCGCAAGGACCCCAGTTTGGGGTTTACCCTCCACCACCGGCCAATTATCCGTCGGGCGGGACGTATCCTGCATCCGATCCCGCATATCCACCGGGACCACCGCCAAGCTACGGGAACATTTAA